Proteins encoded in a region of the Oenanthe melanoleuca isolate GR-GAL-2019-014 chromosome 27, OMel1.0, whole genome shotgun sequence genome:
- the STAT3 gene encoding signal transducer and activator of transcription 3 isoform X2 gives MAQWNQLQQLDTRYLEQLHQLYSDSFPMELRQFLAPWIESQDWAYAASKESHATLVFHNLLGEIDQQYSRFLQESNVLYQHNLRRIKQFLQSRYLEKPMEIARIVARCLWEESRLLQTAATAAQQGGQATHPTAAVVTEKQQMLEQHLQDVRKRVQDLEQKMKVVENLQDDFDFNYKTLKSQGDMQDLNGNSQSVTRQKMQQLEQMLTALDQMRRGIVSELAGLLSAMEYVQKMLADEELADWKRRQQIACIGGPPNICLDRLENWITSLAESQLQTRQQIKKLEELQQKVSYKGDPIVQHRPMLEERIVELFRNLMKSAFVVERQPCMPMHPDRPLVIKTGVQFTTKVRLLVKFPELNYQLKIKVCIDKDSGDVAALRGSRKFNILGTNTKVMNMEESNNGSLSAEFKHLTLREQRCGNGGRANCDASLIVTEELHLITFETEVYHQGLKIDLETHSLPVVVISNICQMPNAWASILWYNMLTNNPKNVNFFTKPPIGTWDQVAEVLSWQFSSTTKRGLSIEQLTTLAEKLLGPGVNYSGCQITWAKFCKENMAGKGFSFWVWLDNIIDLVKKYILALWNEGYIMGFISKERERAILSTKPPGTFLLRFSESSKEGGITFTWVEKDISGKTQIQSVEPYTKQQLNNMSFAEIIMGYKIMDATNILVSPLVYLYPDIPKEEAFGKYCRSESQEHSEATDSGAAPYLKTKFICVTPTSFSNTIDLPMSPRTLDSLMQFGSGGEGAESGAGGQFESLTFDMELTPECASSPM, from the exons ATGGCGCAGTGGaaccagctgcagcagctcgACACGCGgtacctggagcagctccaccAGCTCTACAGTGACAGCTTCCCCATGGAGCTCCGGCAGTTCCTGGCCCCGTGGATTGAGAGCCAGGACTG GGCATATGCTGCCAGCAAGGAGTCACACGCCACGCTGGTGTTCCACAACCTGCTGGGGGAGATTGACCAGCAGTACAGCCGCTTTCTGCAGGAGTCCAACGTCCTGTACCAGCACAACCTGCGCCGCATCAAGCAGTTCCTGCAG AGCAGGTACCTAGAGAAGCCGATGGAAATAGCCCGCATCGTGGCTCGCTGCCTCTGGGAAGAGTCCCGGCTCCTGCAGACAGCTGCCACCGCAGCCCAG CAAGGGGGACAGGCAACACATCCAACAGCAGCTGTGGtgacagagaagcagcagatgctggagcagcacctgcaggatgTTAGGAAGAGGGTGCAG GATCTGGAGCAGAAGATGAAAGTGGTGGAGAATCTCCAGGATGACTTTGATTTTAACTACAAGACTTTGAAAAGCCAAGGAG ATATGCAGGACCTGAATGGGAACAGCCAGTCAGTGACCAGGCAGAagatgcagcagctggagcaaaTGCTGACAGCACTGGACCAGATGCGCAGG GGCATAGTGAGCGAGCTGGCTGGGCTGCTGTCAGCCATGGAATATGTGCAGAAGATGCTGGCAGATGAGGAACTGGCAGACTGGAAGAGACGGCAGCAGATTGCCTGCATTGGTGGCCCACCCAATATCTGCCTGGACCGGCTGGAGAACtg GATAACCTCTCTCGCCGAATCACAGCTACAGACCCGGCAGCAGATCAAGAAGTTGGAAGAACTGCAGCAGAAAGTGTCCTATAAGGGTGACCCAATCGTCCAGCACCGGCCCATGCTGGAGGAGCGGATCGTGGAGCTGTTCAGGAACCTGATGAAAAG tgctTTTGTCGTGGAGAGGCAGCCCTGCATGCCCATGCACCCAGACCGGCCCCTGGTCATCAAGACAGGTGTGCAGTTCACCACCAAAGTCAG GTTGTTGGTCAAGTTTCCAGAGCTGAACTATCAGCTGAAAATCAAAGTCTGCATTGACAA GGACTCTGGGGATGTTGCAGCACTTCGGGG GTCCCGAAAGTTTAACATCCTGGGGACCAACACCAAGGTCATGAACATGGAGGAGTCGAACAATGGCAGCCTGTCAGCAGAGTTCAAGCACCTG ACCCTGCGGGAGCAGCGGTGTGGGAACGGAGGCCGAGCCAACTGTGAT GCCTCGCTGATAGTCACTGAGGAGCTGCACCTCATCACTTTTGAGACAGAGGTGTATCACCAGGGGCTGAAGATAGACCTGGAG ACCCACTCGCTGCCTGTGGTGGTCATCTCCAACATCTGCCAGATGCCCAATGCCTGGGCATCCATCCTGTGGTACAATATGCTGACCAACAACCCCAAG AACGTGAATTTCTTCACTAAGCCGCCCATTGGGACCTGGGACCAGGTGGCTGAGGTGCTGAGCTGGCAGTTCTCCTCCACCACCAAGCGCGGGCTCAGCATTGAGCAGCTGACCACGCTGGCAGAAAAACTGCTGG GACCAGGTGTGAATTACTCTGGCTGTCAGATCACCTGGGCCAAGTTCTGCAAG GAGAACATGGCTGGCAAAGGCTTCTCTTTCTGGGTCTGGCTGGACAACATCATTGACTTGGTGAAGAAGTACATCCTGGCACTGTGGAATGAAGG GTACATCATGGGGTTCATCAGCAAGGAGCGGGAGCGAGCCATCCTGAGCACCAAGCCCCCAGGGACCTTTCTGCTGCGCTTCAGTGAGAGCAGCAAGGAAGGTGGCATCACCTTCACGTGGGTGGAGAAGGACATCAGTG GGAAGACACAGATCCAGTCGGTGGAGCCTTACaccaagcagcagctgaacaacATGTCATTTGCGGAGATCATCATGGGCTACAAAATCATGGATGCCACCAACATCCTGGTGTCCCCCTTGGTGTACCTGTACCCTGACATCCCCAAGGAGGAGGCTTTTGGGAAGTACTGCCGCTCTGAGAGCCAGGAACACTCAGAAGCGACGGACTCAG GTGCAGCTCCGTACCTGAAGACCAAGTTCATCTGTGTCACCCC CACCTCCTTCAGCAACACCATCGACCTGCCCATGTCCCCGCGCACCCTGGACTCGCTGATGCAGTTCGGCAGCGGCGGCGAGGGCGCGGAGAGCGGCGCGGGCGGGCAGTTCG AGTCGCTGACCTTCGACATGGAGCTGACCCCCGAGTGCGCGTCCTCGCCCATGTGA
- the STAT3 gene encoding signal transducer and activator of transcription 3 isoform X1, translating to MAQWNQLQQLDTRYLEQLHQLYSDSFPMELRQFLAPWIESQDWAYAASKESHATLVFHNLLGEIDQQYSRFLQESNVLYQHNLRRIKQFLQSRYLEKPMEIARIVARCLWEESRLLQTAATAAQQGGQATHPTAAVVTEKQQMLEQHLQDVRKRVQDLEQKMKVVENLQDDFDFNYKTLKSQGDMQDLNGNSQSVTRQKMQQLEQMLTALDQMRRGIVSELAGLLSAMEYVQKMLADEELADWKRRQQIACIGGPPNICLDRLENWITSLAESQLQTRQQIKKLEELQQKVSYKGDPIVQHRPMLEERIVELFRNLMKSAFVVERQPCMPMHPDRPLVIKTGVQFTTKVRLLVKFPELNYQLKIKVCIDKDSGDVAALRGSRKFNILGTNTKVMNMEESNNGSLSAEFKHLTLREQRCGNGGRANCDASLIVTEELHLITFETEVYHQGLKIDLETHSLPVVVISNICQMPNAWASILWYNMLTNNPKNVNFFTKPPIGTWDQVAEVLSWQFSSTTKRGLSIEQLTTLAEKLLGPGVNYSGCQITWAKFCKENMAGKGFSFWVWLDNIIDLVKKYILALWNEGYIMGFISKERERAILSTKPPGTFLLRFSESSKEGGITFTWVEKDISGKTQIQSVEPYTKQQLNNMSFAEIIMGYKIMDATNILVSPLVYLYPDIPKEEAFGKYCRSESQEHSEATDSGSAAPYLKTKFICVTPTSFSNTIDLPMSPRTLDSLMQFGSGGEGAESGAGGQFESLTFDMELTPECASSPM from the exons ATGGCGCAGTGGaaccagctgcagcagctcgACACGCGgtacctggagcagctccaccAGCTCTACAGTGACAGCTTCCCCATGGAGCTCCGGCAGTTCCTGGCCCCGTGGATTGAGAGCCAGGACTG GGCATATGCTGCCAGCAAGGAGTCACACGCCACGCTGGTGTTCCACAACCTGCTGGGGGAGATTGACCAGCAGTACAGCCGCTTTCTGCAGGAGTCCAACGTCCTGTACCAGCACAACCTGCGCCGCATCAAGCAGTTCCTGCAG AGCAGGTACCTAGAGAAGCCGATGGAAATAGCCCGCATCGTGGCTCGCTGCCTCTGGGAAGAGTCCCGGCTCCTGCAGACAGCTGCCACCGCAGCCCAG CAAGGGGGACAGGCAACACATCCAACAGCAGCTGTGGtgacagagaagcagcagatgctggagcagcacctgcaggatgTTAGGAAGAGGGTGCAG GATCTGGAGCAGAAGATGAAAGTGGTGGAGAATCTCCAGGATGACTTTGATTTTAACTACAAGACTTTGAAAAGCCAAGGAG ATATGCAGGACCTGAATGGGAACAGCCAGTCAGTGACCAGGCAGAagatgcagcagctggagcaaaTGCTGACAGCACTGGACCAGATGCGCAGG GGCATAGTGAGCGAGCTGGCTGGGCTGCTGTCAGCCATGGAATATGTGCAGAAGATGCTGGCAGATGAGGAACTGGCAGACTGGAAGAGACGGCAGCAGATTGCCTGCATTGGTGGCCCACCCAATATCTGCCTGGACCGGCTGGAGAACtg GATAACCTCTCTCGCCGAATCACAGCTACAGACCCGGCAGCAGATCAAGAAGTTGGAAGAACTGCAGCAGAAAGTGTCCTATAAGGGTGACCCAATCGTCCAGCACCGGCCCATGCTGGAGGAGCGGATCGTGGAGCTGTTCAGGAACCTGATGAAAAG tgctTTTGTCGTGGAGAGGCAGCCCTGCATGCCCATGCACCCAGACCGGCCCCTGGTCATCAAGACAGGTGTGCAGTTCACCACCAAAGTCAG GTTGTTGGTCAAGTTTCCAGAGCTGAACTATCAGCTGAAAATCAAAGTCTGCATTGACAA GGACTCTGGGGATGTTGCAGCACTTCGGGG GTCCCGAAAGTTTAACATCCTGGGGACCAACACCAAGGTCATGAACATGGAGGAGTCGAACAATGGCAGCCTGTCAGCAGAGTTCAAGCACCTG ACCCTGCGGGAGCAGCGGTGTGGGAACGGAGGCCGAGCCAACTGTGAT GCCTCGCTGATAGTCACTGAGGAGCTGCACCTCATCACTTTTGAGACAGAGGTGTATCACCAGGGGCTGAAGATAGACCTGGAG ACCCACTCGCTGCCTGTGGTGGTCATCTCCAACATCTGCCAGATGCCCAATGCCTGGGCATCCATCCTGTGGTACAATATGCTGACCAACAACCCCAAG AACGTGAATTTCTTCACTAAGCCGCCCATTGGGACCTGGGACCAGGTGGCTGAGGTGCTGAGCTGGCAGTTCTCCTCCACCACCAAGCGCGGGCTCAGCATTGAGCAGCTGACCACGCTGGCAGAAAAACTGCTGG GACCAGGTGTGAATTACTCTGGCTGTCAGATCACCTGGGCCAAGTTCTGCAAG GAGAACATGGCTGGCAAAGGCTTCTCTTTCTGGGTCTGGCTGGACAACATCATTGACTTGGTGAAGAAGTACATCCTGGCACTGTGGAATGAAGG GTACATCATGGGGTTCATCAGCAAGGAGCGGGAGCGAGCCATCCTGAGCACCAAGCCCCCAGGGACCTTTCTGCTGCGCTTCAGTGAGAGCAGCAAGGAAGGTGGCATCACCTTCACGTGGGTGGAGAAGGACATCAGTG GGAAGACACAGATCCAGTCGGTGGAGCCTTACaccaagcagcagctgaacaacATGTCATTTGCGGAGATCATCATGGGCTACAAAATCATGGATGCCACCAACATCCTGGTGTCCCCCTTGGTGTACCTGTACCCTGACATCCCCAAGGAGGAGGCTTTTGGGAAGTACTGCCGCTCTGAGAGCCAGGAACACTCAGAAGCGACGGACTCAGGTA GTGCAGCTCCGTACCTGAAGACCAAGTTCATCTGTGTCACCCC CACCTCCTTCAGCAACACCATCGACCTGCCCATGTCCCCGCGCACCCTGGACTCGCTGATGCAGTTCGGCAGCGGCGGCGAGGGCGCGGAGAGCGGCGCGGGCGGGCAGTTCG AGTCGCTGACCTTCGACATGGAGCTGACCCCCGAGTGCGCGTCCTCGCCCATGTGA